A region of the Microcystis aeruginosa FD4 genome:
TCACGCTCTTGACGTGATTTCTCCCCGACCTTTTCATCTGGTAAACTGTCTCGATAATTTGCGTCAGCGTCATCCCGATTGCTACACTTTTTCCCTCGGCAATGGACGAGGAGATCATTTTATCGGCGCTAGTCCCGAACGCTTGTTAACTGTCCATCAGGGGCAATTGATCACCGATGCTTTAGCGGGATCCGCCCCCCGGGGAGAAAATGCGATCGAAGATGCTCTCTTTGCCAATAAACTCCTCGCTAGTGAAAAAGAACAACGGGAACATCGGGCTGTTAGCGACTTTATTAACCAAAAACTGCGACAAATTGGCTTAAATCCTCAAAATTCGCCCTCTAGATTGTTAAAACTCTCCAATATTCAACATCTCTGGACTCCTATCCATGCCAAACTAAAACCCTCCATCCATCCCCTCGAAATTGTTGCCCAACTACACCCCACTCCTGCTGTTGCTGGGGTTCCCACCGAGATCGCTTTAGCACAAATTCGTCATTATGAAACCTTCGATCGCTCTCTTTATGCCGCTCCTTTGGGTTGGATTGATTGTCAAAATAATAGTGAGTTTATTGTTGGTATTCGTTCGGCATTAATTAAAGGCGATCGAGCGCGATTATACGCCGGTGCGGGTATTGTTGCCGGTTCCGATCCGGAAAAAGAACTAGCAGAAATTCAGCTGAAATTTCAAGCTCTCTTAAAAGCTTTAACTTAAGCTATAGCTTTTTACCGAACCAATAACTTAAATAAGCCTAATTTACCCTTAAAAGGCGGATATTTTAAAGCGGGATTGAACCAAAGAGGTGTTTTCATAATGGCTTTTTGGTGACTAAAATTCTCAAAGGAAAAACGACCATGGTAGCTAC
Encoded here:
- a CDS encoding isochorismate synthase, producing MTSAVPRLSYPDSPIADLGGLYNFILNPQLLAAEKGNPSIVSFCQKISPLDPLEILSRIASSYPTHYYWENPERETAFLGYGIAFAATFHGKQRFLKAQKFIENCQQRIIKIDNYSEITPRIFCSFTFFDSATATPFPSATLTLPKFQIIKKQSEYFFLTNLLITSEKEIENSLEETINNLKIIQNNSSNCRQNPHWDPCSYYIHPTYNFQAAVADALQSIQAQKFSKIVLAHALDVISPRPFHLVNCLDNLRQRHPDCYTFSLGNGRGDHFIGASPERLLTVHQGQLITDALAGSAPRGENAIEDALFANKLLASEKEQREHRAVSDFINQKLRQIGLNPQNSPSRLLKLSNIQHLWTPIHAKLKPSIHPLEIVAQLHPTPAVAGVPTEIALAQIRHYETFDRSLYAAPLGWIDCQNNSEFIVGIRSALIKGDRARLYAGAGIVAGSDPEKELAEIQLKFQALLKALT